The Mytilus galloprovincialis chromosome 2, xbMytGall1.hap1.1, whole genome shotgun sequence genome has a window encoding:
- the LOC143065347 gene encoding ATP-dependent DNA helicase RecQ-like has translation MASMRNDHFRSKYRLFTNFKMDVDQSLRMIEDKYDFKFKDKQEESIKAIVQLNDTFVTLPTGYGKSSVYFYLPEIFEALTGEKSSIVVISPLQALMLDQVQKLEKLSITSVVVGEIQKDKGVGQKISEGQFSIVFSSPEAALTSGMWRKSLTSGVFHDRVKAVIIDEAHCITEWGGEFRKEYDRLNELRSVFPEKTAFVALTATATQTMRTEIMKKLQMIRNDTRTVSLLPDRPNVIYHMQKSNKKKEELNWLLNDLKTNGKSSKKTIVYCRNIMSCADLYEHFCNEIEQGNDLEKRMVAMFHRSTADTNKTHVLSQFPSYDTNLRVIFATIAFGMGVDIPDIERVIHWGAPRGLEQYSQESGRAGRDGRESVSCVYYSGYDIAKNRCKESVRDFCTTTKCLRMQLTSHFKLDDIASPSSGTRSSQPTSLCRCCSNCKVNCECGNCFSFHDENSSNDLFSREDDFLLGQFCGFLNEAVRENLLDFYEFLDEEQKGRHLLFNSSMIETIVENADFIFSEDDIVSLGLIDHNLAGDILELIAEVKD, from the exons ATGGCGAGTATGCGCAATGATCACTTCCGTAGTAAATACCGCTTGTTTACAAATTTCAAAATGGACGTCGACCAAAGCCTTCGAATGATTGAAGATAAATATGACTTCAAGTTTAAAGATAAACAGGAAGAATCTATAAAAGCAATTGTCCAATTGAATGATACATTCGTTACTCTGCCGACGGGTTACGGAAAGTCCAGTGTTTATTTTTATCTGCCCGAGATATTTGAGGCCTTGACTGGAGAGAAATCGTCTATTGTTGTCATTTCACCACTACAAGCATTGATGCTGGATCAAGTTCAAAAGCTGGAAAAACTGTCAATAACATCTGTTGTGGTTGGTGAAATTCAGAAAGATAAAGGTGTTGGTCAGAAAATATCTGAAGGACAATTCTCAATCGTATTTTCCTCGCCAGAGGCTGCATTGACATCTGGTATGTGGAGGAAGAGTCTGACCTCAGGTGTTTTCCATGATCGTGTAAAGGCAGTTATCATTGATGAAGCACATTGTATAACTGAATG GGGTGGTGAATTTAGAAAAGAATATGACCGACTAAATGAACTGAGATCAGTTTTTCCTGAAAAAACAGCTTTTGTGGCGCTTACTGCAACAGCAACACAAACTATGAGAACAGAAATAATGAAAAAACTCCAAATGATACGAAATGACACACGCACAGTATCACTTCTCCCTGACAGACCAAATGTGATATATCATATGCAGAAATCCAACAAGAAGAAAGAAGAACTAAATTGGCTTCTTAATGATTTAAAGACAAATGGTAAAAGTTccaaaaaaacaattgtttactGCAGAAACATAATGTCTTGTGCTGATTTATATGAACATTTCTGTAATGAAATAGAACAAGGCAATGATCTTGAGAAAAGAATGGTTGCAATGTTTCACCGCTCAACCGCAGACACAAACAAGACCCATGTTTTGTCCCAATTCCCAAGTTATGACACTAATTTGCGAGTTATATTTGCTACAATCGCATTTGGTATGGGTGTGGACATTCCTGATATTGAACGTGTTATACACTGGGGTGCACCTCGAGGTCTGGAACAATATTCTCAGGAAAGTGGGAGAGCTGGTAGAGACGGTAGAGAATCAGTCTCGTGTGTATATTATTCCGGTTATGACATAGCTAAAAATCGCTGCAAGGAATCAGTGCGTGACTTCTGTACAACCACAAAATGCTTGCGTATGCAGCTGACATCTCATTTTAAATTAGACGACATTGCATCACCATCATCAGGGACAAGATCAAGCCAACCAACATCATTGTGTCGCTGCTGCAGTAACTGTAAAGTCAATTGTGAATGTGGAAACTGCTTCAGCTTTCATGATGAAAACAGTTCCAATGACTTATTCTCAAGAGAAGACGACTTCTTGCTTGGACAATTTTGTGGTTTTCTTAATGAAGCAGTGAGGGAAAACTTACTTGATTTTTACGAGTTCCTTGATGAAGAACAAAAAGGACGTcatcttctttttaatagttCTATGATTGAAACCATTGTAGAAAATGCAGACTTCATATTCAGCGAAGACGACATTGTGTCTCTTGGACTTATAGATCATAACCTGGCAGGAGATATTCTTGAACTCATTGCAGAAGTTAAAGATTAA